In Oceanidesulfovibrio indonesiensis, the sequence CACCAAAAAAGAAGGGCGGTTCCAAATGGAGCCGCCCTTCTCGTTTTCGGGAGAGCTAGATCAGGCCCGCGTTCAACCGCTCGTGGCGCTGACATGCCTGATCCATGAACGCTTCGAGCTGAAGCTGCATGGTGGGAGAGGCCGTGCCGTCATACGGTATGGACATGGTGGGCGCGCCGGACTGCGAAGTAATGGTCCGCAGGATTCCGGTGACCACAGTGCCGGGCATGCAGCCGAATGGTATGGCGTTGATGACGCCGGCGGCGTTGCGCTGGATCATGTCCAGGGTTTTGCCCACGGAAAGCACCGCCTCGCCTCGGAAGGAGTGGTGCAGGTAGGGCATGGCGTACTCCAGAACGACACGGATGTCGGGTTCGTAGATGTGCGGGGCGAACTTGGCCACCTGATGCTCGATCTTCTTGCCGATGCGTTTCTGGAAGAAGTCCTTGAGCGTAAGCTTGGCCAGGTTCTTGAACTCCCGCGCCCGCCGGGCGTCTTCCAGGGCGCACCAGTTGAGGTACAGCACCCATTCGTCGATGGGTGTGAGCCAGACCTCTCCGCCGAGGCTTTCCACGCTCCGTACGAGATCTTCGTTGGCGTAGCGATTGGAGCGCACGTATATCTCGCCGAGAATGCCCACAACGGGGCGCTGCGGCATGGAGTTGTCGCGCAGGTCGGCGAATTCCGAGCCGATGCGCTTCATCAGCCCGGGGAAGTCCGGCTTTTCGGCCTTCATGGCGTCCACCACCCAACTCATGATGTGGCGATGGAGTTCGTCGGCCGAGCCTTCCACCTTCTCGTACGGCCGTGTCGCCAGATGGACTTTGGTCAACAGATCCATGAGCACAAGGCCTTCCCAGCAGCGGCGGGAGAAGTCTTTGCCCACGACGCCGAGTTCGCCGTAGAGCGTGCTGTCCTGAACCGGCGAGAATATGGGCACGTTCTGGAGGCCGTTGCGGTCCATGATGAGACGCTGCATGAGGTTGTACTGGCCGAACCGACACGGTCCGGTGCCGCCCCACATAAGAAACGCGGATTTGTCGGGATCGAAGTCCGGACTGGATGCTTTGGTGAGAATGTCGCCAGTTGTCAGGGCGAAAGGATAGCACTCCTTGCCGGTCACATGCTTGCGGCCCAGGGCCAGGGAGGAGTCGCATGTCTCGGGCAGGACCTCGGCTTCGATGCCGCAGTAGGCGAACGCTGCCTTCAGGGCCACTGCGTGGTCGCACATGCGCGGAATATACACGGTGCGACTGCGGCCGGACTGCGCCACCCCCCGGGTTCCTTCGGCCTTGAGGGGGTCGCGTTTGGCTTTCTTGTCTGCGGCATCCTGCTCAGCCTCCATGCGGGCCTGCATCTCCAGGCTGTCGAGAAACGCCTCGCAACGTGTGATGACGCCCGCGTCCGCGGAGTGCTCGTCTATCTCGATGTGCAGGTACGGCTTGCCGGCCATCTCCTGGTCGAAATACGGCTGGATGAAGGAGTCCGGTCCACAGGAGAAGTTGCCTATGAACAGGGCGTTGAGATTCGGCGTTCTGCGCACGAAACGGCCTGCGCGAAGGATTCGCTGCCCGCTGCGCCAGTACATGCCGGGCCATTCCTCGTGGATGTCGTCCTCGGGCAGAAAGTCCATGGGAATGGCCTGCACGTTCAGCGTGGCAAGCTTTTTGGGAATCTCGAGGTTCATTCCCATATCGAAGGCGTTGTAGGGACGCCCCACCACGACAAGCGTGCGCAAGCCTTGCGCGGCGTCCGCATCCACGTTGGCAAGCACTTCGAGGCCCTTGGCCTGAACGGTCTCGCGGAAACGATCCTGGGCGGCCTGGGCCTTGTCCATGGCCCGACGGAGCTCGGAGGAAGCAACGCCGAGCGGTCCCAGGGCCTTATGGAGTTCCTCATGCAGATGGCCCGTGCCGTACTTGTGGCGGACAACAGGTGCGACCACGCGTCTTGCGGCTTCATCGCCCAGGGTTTCGCTCAGGGCGGCGCGCACCTGGTAGGGGAAGGACTGCGTCAGCGGACACGCGTGGCCGTAGGCGAACGGATCGTCCGGACCGGCCATGTTCGTGAAGCTGGGCAGGAAGATAGTTTCGATGCCCTGCTCCACCAGTGAAACCACATGACCCAGCGCGGCCTTTATCGGGAAACACGTCTCGGCCAGGGTGGCCTTGACGCCCTGCCCCACAACCGAGGGGCTCGTAGGCGGCGAAACGACCACCTCGTACCCCAGCTCCCATAGCAGCGTGGCATAGTAAGGCATGAAATCATGGAAGAAGAACACACGGGGCATGCCTATCACGCCGCGTCGCGCCGGTGTCCCCAGCGCCTTTTGGCGAGTTGCGTAGTTCTCGTGCGCTTCCTGAAGCGCGGCGTTGCGGAATTCGAAGAGATCCGGGATATCCTTGCCCGCGCCGCGACGGATGTCGTATTTTTCGCAGCGTCCGCCGTAGAACAGGAAGTTCTTCTCGCCTTCGATACGAATGCGGTTGATCTCACAGTGATTGTCGCAGCCTTTGCATTCGAAGGACGACTGGGAGTACTCCCGCTCCGCCATGGAAAGGCCCTTGAAGCGGGTCTGCTCCCCGGGATGCTCGCGCATCACGTCGCGGGCGATGAGGCCCATGCCGATGGCGCCTGTGTTGTCGTGGTGCGGCGGCACGGTGACCTGAAGCCCCAGGAACTTCTCGAAGGCCGCGACCACGGCCTTGTTGAAGGCGGTGCCGCCCTGGAAGAAGACGTTGTCGCCGATGGCACGTCCGGAGACCACACGGTTGATGTAGTTCTCCACAATGGAATAGGACAGGCCGGCGAGGACTTCGTCCTTGCTTGCGCCCTGTTGCAGGGAAGAGCGCAGAGAATTCTCCATGAACACTGTGCAGCGCTCGCCAAGACGACAGGGGGACTCCGCCCCCAGCGCGAGCTCGGCGAACTCGCCCTTGACCTGGACGTCGAGTTTCTCAGCCTGCTCCTCAAGGAAGGATCCCGTGCCGGCGGCGCAGGCTTTGTTCATCTCGAAGTCGGTGATGATGCCGTCGCGCAGCTGGATGTATTTGGAATCCTGGCCGCCGATCTCGAAGATGGTGTCAACGTTGGGGTCCATGTGCACAGCGCCCATGGCCTGGGCCGTGATCTCGTTCTTGACCACGTCCGCGCCCACGAAATCGGCGATCATGTAACGTCCGGAGCCTGTGGTGCCCACGCCGCGTATATTGACCTTCGCCGCCATGCCGGCGATCTCCTGGCCTATCTCGCGCAAACCCTGGCGAACGGCCTCGATGGGCCGGCCGGCTGTGCGCAGGTAGCGCTTGGCCAGCAGGTCGCCCTCTTCGTCGATGAGTGCGAGGCATGTGGATATGGACCCGATGTCGATGCCCAGGTAGGCGTCAACCTCGGCATCATCCTTGGTGAGCTCGCGGATGCGTTCCAGGCGTTCGCGCGCCTCCTGCGAAAGGTGGCGCCTGGCGAAATCGTCGCCGTCGCTGATGAGCGGCTCCAGCCCATTGCGCTGCCAGGTGTACTTTTCCTGGAGGGCATTCAGGGCGGCATCGTCGATCCGCACCGCCGTGCCTTCTTCCTGCCCTTTCATGGCCGCGCCGATGGCGCCCATGGCCGTGACATGCTCCGGAATGATCAGGTCGCGCACGCCCAGCACCTCGGAGAACGCCGTGACCATCCCCTTGTTGCGCGCCACGCCGCCCATGAAGGCCACTTGCGGCCTGAGTTTTCGGTTGCGCACGATGGAACCCTGGAAGTTCCGGGCCACGGAAAAGCACAGGCCCGCCACGATGGCTTCAACGCCCGTGGCTATCTGCTGCAGGTGGATCATGTCCGACTTGGCGAACACGGAGCACCGGCCCGCGATCCGCGGCGGGGGCGGAGCGTCTTCACCGCGGTTGGTCAGATATTCGAACGCAAGGTCGGAAAATTCCTCGATAGTCAGACGCAACCGTTCCGCCTGCTGGTCGAGAAAAGAGCCGGTTCCGGCAGCGCACACGGAGTTGAGAGCGAAGTCGTCGATAGCGCCATCTTTGATGAAGATGCACTTGGAGTCTTCGCCGCCCATTTCCACTATGGTCTCCACATCGGGGTAGAGAGCCATGGTGGCGGCAGCATGGGCGAGGAGCTCGTTGATGTGCGGCGCGCCGAGCCGACTGGCGACGAACTTGGCGGATGTTCCGGTGAAGGCCACCTTGGCGTCGGGGTAGCGCGCAAGGAAATCGGGCAGGATTTCGAGAAACTTCTCGAGGGGCCTGCCGAAATGGCGTTCGTACGACGTTTCCACTATGGCCCCATCAGCATTGAGGACTGCGACCTTAACGCTGACAGAACCGGCATCGAGACCGATGACGTGCGACATGAATCCTATCCTTCGACCCCATCGGGTGAGACCCGCTCGCCCGGGGTGCAATGAATTTGGTTTCGTGACCGTTCAGGTTAAAACTTTGACGGCGGCCCGCCACACTACCCGTATAGAAGAATCGTGGCAACCCGCCGGCTTCCAAGCGGTTTCCACTTTTTTGACACCGTCGATACTGGCTTTCAGCCGAAATTACGCCATTTTCTTCAGCCTGTCTTGCTGCGTTGAGTTTGGCAGGGGCTTTGCAAGAAGGACTGCAGGACTCGCCACGGATGACGATCCTCCACGGGCGCGGCGCAACTCTTACACTAAACCTCTCGGCGCAGGAGGCAAGACCCATGCTCTTCTTATTGGGCAATTCCGAAAAAAAGCAACGCAAGTCCATGCAAAATGATGAAAATTATCGGCGCGTTAAGGACCTGTTCACCAACGGCCGATTTCCTGTTGTCACAACGGAAACCATCGAAGACAAAGCCATCGAGAGAGTTCTCGGACTCGTGGCCTGCAGAGGCTACGACTCCGAGGAAGCGTTCTTTGGAATGACTTTGCGCGCCGTAAACAAAGGCGCTCAGGCCATTATCGGCTACAAGGAAAACGTCGCTTTTCACCCGGATGGCTCCCGTTATTTTTCATGCTACGGAACCGCCGTCCAATTCGCAAAAGATTCAAAGTCGTTAGCACGAAAAGACCAGAACACAGCACAACCCCGCGCACCCCAGGGCAAACCCGCCTTGAAGGTCCCCGTACGCACCAAAGCCTGACCCTTTCTGCTTGGAGCAATCCCCAGGCCCTGTCGGCTTTCCGTCACAGGGCCTGAAAGCTTTTATCGACAACACTTCTTTCTTATAACACATTTTCAATTGCCTTGAAAGTCACTATCGACAGCCTTAACCAAGATTTAATCCTTCCTCCTTTTTTTGGTGTTTCACGCGGCTGAACCCCATCCCTATTGGCTTTCAGGCTGCACAGCACACGATGCTTCCGTCGACCAGAAAACTGTCTCAAAAAATGGATTGCGTGTCTGTTCGCCGAGAAAATTGAATGTGGTCGGGATGCCTTTCGCATGAACTGCTGTTGGGCCGAGAGCGGGAGCAGGTACAACTCGATACGCATAATAGCGATTTATGCGCAACGCCTCCTACTCAAAGGCAAAAAAAACTGCTAGTGTTCGGTCCATCGCGCCGCTCGCTTCGCGCTTCCGGAAACCATGCGTATGATTGCCTGCTATGGTTCCTGCGAGATACATGAACCCGACGGGTATGCAAAGGAGAAGCCCATGGATCAGGATTCCTCGTCCCGGATCATCGTCGCATTGCGCGACGGCACGGTGGTCAAAGGCAGCGTCAACCTCAGGGTTTACAGTCCCATGGGTCGGCTTTCCGACGGTCTGAACAAAGCCGAGGACTTTGTGGTCCTTACACACATTGAATTCCTCCAGGCGCCCGACCGGTATCCTGAAGCCGCTGCACAAACCGATGTGCTCCTGGTCAATCGCATGCAGATCGTCTGGGCCGCACCGCTAGACTAGAGACCTGGTTTCCGCCCCCCACCGCTCGCCCCATGGGAAACGACACTATTCACCGCATATCGCGCTTCCTGCGGGAGGTGCGCTGGGTTCCGGAGGCTCTGAAGCCCGACGACATCACATTCCTCGCAGCCGGTGAATACAATGAGAACTACCGCGTGCGGACCGGCGCCGGCGACTATGTGTTCCGGATCAACCATGGCAGCCAGATTGGCCAGGACCGGCAGATCGAATACGAGTACACGGTGCTGCGGCTTATCGAGGACTCCGGCCTCACTCCTCGGCCCTTCTACTGCCGCCCGGATGCGCCGGGTCTCGGCGGCGTCCTGCTCATGGAGCACCTGCCCGGGAGGCCACTGGATTACGAACGCGACGGCAAAGCCGCGGCCCGGCTTTTCGCGCGCATACACTCCCTGCCTTCGCCGGTGCAGGCCATGCAGCAACACGGACCCGAAGCACTGCCGGAAATCCGACTCGGACCCGACGGCCCGAAACGCACGCCGCCGCCTCTCATCATTCAGCGCACGCCTGTGGCGGATATCGCCGCGGAGTCCTACGGCCTGCTTTCGCGCTACCCTGACCACGCCAGAAAAAACGAGGGGAAACGCATTCTGGAGTACTATGCCGAGGTGCTCGCCCTGGCCCAGGAGGCAGATCAGATCTTCGAAACCGAGCCCCTCATCCTTGTGAACACCGAGGTCAACTCCGGCAATTTCCTGGTCCAGGAAAACACGGTGCGGCTCGTGGACTGGGAAAAGGCTGTGCTTTCTTGCCGTTACCAGGATCTCGCCCACTTCCTCATTCCCACCACCACTCAGTGGAAGTCGGACTTCACTTATACACCGTCGGCCCGACGCGAATTCCTGCACACGTATCTGAATGCACTCGAAGAATACGACGGCCTTCCGCCAGCCGGCCTGACCCTGGACGAGCTGGACGAGCGCACCCGGATCATGGAGCGCACCATTCTGTTGCGTGCGTTGTCCTGGTGCTACATGGCCTGGCACGAATACACGAGCAGCGACCGCCCCCTGACCAATGCACACACCTTCCGCACCATGGAGCGCTATCTCGAAAACGTCGACGCCATCCTCGACGGCGCGTAACCCATTCCAGGGTTTCGAGCCGATCAACCCTTTCGGCGACAGGTCACTGATTTCTCCCCCCGGGGGCTTCCCCCTTTCCGCAAAAATCGTGTATTGTAGTGCATTAACTCCGCCCCCCATTGAGGGGTGGCATCCGACTTTCTGACAATGCGGATACTTTACCCGAACTAAGGAGGACCATATGTCTCAGCAATACCAGACCGACTATGACCGCCGTCGCTTCCTGAAAACCGTAGCCGCCGCCGGCGTCGTCGCCGCCGGAGCCGGCCTCGGCGTAACCGCCATGCCGGGTATGGCCCATGCAACCGAAATCGAGCTGCCGCCGTTGCCTTTTGCAGAAAACGCTCTGGAACCAGTCATCTCCGCGCGCACCATGAGCTTCCATTACGGCAAGCACCATGCCGGATACGTGAGCAAGGCCAACGCAGGGCTTGAAAACTCCCCGCTCAAGGGCAAGCCCATCGAGGACATCATCAAGGCCACGGCCGACGATCCGGACCTGCAGGGTCTCTTCAACAACGTGGCCCAGGTCTGGAACCATACCTTCTTCTGGCACTCGATCGCACCTGGCAGCGGCGAACCAAGCGGCGCGTTGCTGGAAAAGATCAATGCCGACTTCGGAAGCGTGGACGCCTGCAAGCAAGCCCTGGCCGAGACAGCCGGCAACCGTTTCGCCAGCGGCTGGGCCTGGCTCGTGTTGGATGGCGGCACTCTCAAGGCCATCAACACCATGAACGCGGACACGCCCATCGCCCACGGCATGACGCCTCTGCTGACCATCGACGTATGGGAGCACGCTTACTACCTGGACTACCAGAATCGTCGCGGCGATTTCGTGACTGGCGTGCTGGACAAACTGATCAACTGGGACTTCGCGGCCAAGAATCTCGAACAGGCCTAACAGATCGTTCATCAGCCATTGTCGCAGGCTGATCGAAATTGTACGGCGCAAGACGCGAGAAAAGATTCAGGTCGAAGCGTACTTCTGCGACGTGAGCGTTGGATCTTTCTGAAGCAACCGAGAAAGCAGACGCTTATCAACGGCCTGCTGAACAACAAGCGGATCGAAACCACTTCATACGAGGGAGTCGTCATCTTGGCGGCTCCTTTTCTATTGCCCACAACGCCAATCCTCACACATCATGACGTCTTCTGTTGACCCCCCGCAAGAAAGACCGTACTCTGTTCCACCATCTCGGTATTGTCTTTCATTCGGCAATGTTACACGAAACAGGGCGCACCACGCTTGTCTGCTCTGCGGCCATGCGCTCCTGGTTTCGAGGGGCGATTATGGCGTTGCAGACTTATCCGCGCATTGGCGCGCTCACATTTCTGGTCGTCGACGATTCCGTCATCATGCGCCGGCTCATCAAACGAGCCTTGCGCGATCTCGGAGTGACAAGGATAGTCGAAGCCGGCAACTCCAACGCGGCGTGGAGCGCCCTGCACGCCGGCGGTGTGGATTTCATTCTCTGCGACTGGAACATGCCCGGCGGGACCGGCATCGATTTCCTGAGCCGGGTGCGGGAAAACCCGACCTTCAGCGCCCTGCCCTTCCTCATGATCTCGGCTGAATCCAAGACCGAGAACATCATGCAGGCTATCCGGAACGGCGTCTCCAACTACCTCACCAAGCCGTTCACCACTGAAATTCTCGCCCGCAAGATCATCGCGATCCTCGACCAGACCTGCCCCGGGTGGGATTCCGAGCGCCCGGCCGCCGCGCCGTCGGATACGGGATCCTGATTCTTCAGAACCGCACCGCGTAGAGGGTGGGCCAGTTCTTGCCTGTCACCAGAAGGCGTCCGCCGGGGCCGTCCCAGGCCAGGCCGTTGGCCACGCCATACCGTTCTCCACGACGCTCCATGTCGTCTCGCAGGGGCGTCAGATCCAGCCACAGCACAACCCTGCCGCTCTTCATGTCGATGTACGCCACCCGCCAGGACTGCCAGACGTTGGCGAGCAATGCGCCGGGGATGAGTTCCAGCTCATTGAGCTGATCCACAGGCCCGTGGTCTCCGGTCACCATGGTTGCTGCCTCTTTCCGAAAATCCCGGTTCCGCGTGGTGATGTGCGCGCTGCCGTCGCTCATGAAGAATCGCTGCCCGTCCCAGGCCAGGCCCCAGCCCTCGCCGCTGTAGGCAAGCCGCCCTGTGGGGTTCAGCGTCTCGGCGTCGTACAGAAGCGCTGTGCCCTCCCGCCATGTGAGCTGGTACAGGGTCTTGCCCACGCGAGCCAGCCCCTCCCCGAAGTATTCCTTTGGAAGATCATGCCTGAGCAGCACGCGCCCTGTCTGCGGCTCCACCTTGCGCACGTCCGAATGGCCGTATCCGCCTGTGGATTCATAGAGCAGGCCGTCCGCCAGAAGCAGCCCCTGCGTGAACGCACCAGGGTCGTGGTGGTGGGTGGAGAGTATGCGCACCTCCCGTACAGGGAGTCCCGATGCGCAGTGGCCGCGCCACGGCAGTCCGAGGACGGCTGCCGAGCCGGCCAGAGTCAGAAAGCGCCTCCTGGATATACGGCCGCTTTGATTCGTCATGCGAAATAATGCTCCGAGGTTGCGGTCTTGCCGTGACGTGGCGCTATTGCTGCTCCGGCGCGATGAGTCGGATGAGGCAGGGGTCGGCGAGCCTGTACCAGGCGTTCTTGCCTTCGCGTCGCACGGCCACCAGCTGCGCCGCCCGCAAGACGCGAAGCTGATGCGAGACGGCGGACTGGCTCATGCGCACGGCCTCGGCCAGCTCGCCCACGCGCATTTCCGTTGTGGCCAGGGCGTTCAGCATGGTGAGCCGGGACGGGTCGGCCAGGGCTTTGAGCCGCTCCGCCAGGCGGCGCAAAGACGACGCGTCGGGCATGCTCTCACGCGCGGCGCGTATGCGCGCATCAGCATCCTTCACTTCTGGAACCGGCTCTGCGTCAAAGGATTTGCCGACGTTCTGGCGCAGCAGGACATGCGCGTCCGGGCTCGTATTGCCCGGGTCGGAACCACCCCTCGACTCATCAGGCTGCCGTATCCCTTCGGGCTGCTCAGCCACGCCGTAGGCCAGGATACTGCGCTTCGCATGCATAGAGAATGTCTCCTGGTTGCCCGTTGCCGCGCGCAGCGCAAGCAACGCCGAGCTGCGTCGTGTTCCTGCAAACATCTACAAGCATCGGTCATTTCGCGGGGTTTTTCAACAGCATGCCGCATGTTTCCCGTCATGTCCCCTTGAAAAGTTTCGCATGTTCCCGTGTGGTCTCGAGTATGTTCCAGAGAGTTTTGGTGTATAGTAACCTGGTCCGCTACTATTTCGGCACACGTGCCCCGTCAACACTGTCACCAGGGGGAACCGCATGCCTTTCCACCAATCAATCAGAGTGTTTCTGTGGGCAGCCCTTGCCTGCACGCTGTTCGCCGGTGGCTGCGCCCATAATACCGGCACCGCGAGCCCGTTCTTCACCAGCACCAGCACGGTCACGGCCTATCGGCTCAACGTACGCGCCGAGCCCTCCACCAAGGCTCGAATCATCGAGGTCATTGCCCGCGGGGATGCGGTGGAGGTGCTGGACCGCCAATACGGCTGGATCAAGGTCCGCACTCCAAATAACGACATCGGCTGGGCATACGGCGCGTATCTCTCAGGATTCGACATCCCCAAACCCGAGAAGGACACTCCGGAATCTAAAGAAGCACAACCGGAAGGAACGGATGAGGAAAACATGGGCGAAGGCAGACCCCTGGTTCTCTGAAGCCCCGCCTTTCACGGTGATTATTTTTTGACGCCAGTCTAGTCCATGGCGCCTTCCCACTTGCGCCTCACTGACAACGCACTGTCATCGCATGCTTTTTGTGCGTGGCTCGCATTTTGCTTCTGGCCTGTCACAAGGCAACACCAAGGATGCATGCACAAAAAAAGGACAATGGGAGGCGCCCATGAAATCCAAAGCATATGCCCTTCTGAACCACCAGGGTGCGAACCGGCTGACTCGTGACCTGCGCTCCGCCGTGCTGGCGGGGGTCAAGGAAGCAGGGCTGCGGGACAGGCTGCTCGATGAATACCGCGAGCTCGCCGGTGGGCTGCGCAGGCTTGTGGCCTTCGCGGAGCGTTACAATCTCATGGAATCAATGACCGAGGAAGACCGCGCGGCCTATGCCGAGCTCATGGCCTCCTTCCATCACGCCGGGGCACGCGGCCGCATTCTGGCAGAAGAATGCCGCGCCGCCGACAGCGTCACCTACCTCGCCACGTCGCTGGGCGAGAGCGGTCCGCTCCAGTAACCGGCCGAAACACGGAGGATACCATGAGCTCCATCAACAATATCAACGGATTCCAGGGCCTCAACCGTCCCGATCTGAATACCGACCAGGCCCAGTCCAAGGAACGCGCCGAGCGGGAGCAGGAGGCGCGCGCCGGGCAATCCGAAACGACCGATTCGGTGCAGGTGCGCAACGTGATGACCCCGCCCTCCGAAACCCTGGACGAAGAAAGCGCCCGGGAAGCTGTCCGGCGCATCCAGGCGGCCGGAGCGGACGAACTCCAGGCCGCGCACAACGGCCTGGACCCGGAACGGGTCTACAGACTGCTCGGCCTTCTGAGCTGAGAACCCCAGCGGCGAAACGCAAATCGCTCACGACGCCCCGCCCTGCTCGCAAGGGTCGGGGCGTTGTTTCGTTTACACCTGCTTGAGCTCTGCCTCGAGCCCGCGGCCCGAAATTCTGATGAGCGCGTACCCGCCGCCGCGCAGAGCACCCGGGTTGATCACTTTGGTCTCGCCCACCATATCCTCTGCCATGGACTCGTGGATGTGCCCGGTAAGGCAGACCGGAGGCTTGGCGCGTTCAAGAAAGGCGCGCACGGCCTTGCTGCCCACGTGATTGCCCGCGGCCACGTCCGTCTTCGTATCGAACGGCGGGTTGTGGATGACCACGAGCAGCGGATCGAATGCGCCGGCCTTGGCATAGGCTTCGTCGAGCCAGTCGCCCAACTGCTTGTCCGAGACCTCGGACGGCGTACCGAAGGGTGTATGCCCGGACATGCCCACTCCGAGAATGCCCGGCCGCATGCCGGCAGGGGCGTCCTTATCACGCACAAGAGGCCGCGCCTGGACATGGATGTTCACCCCTTCCTCCTCCAGGAATGCGTTGACCTCTGGCTTGTCCATATTGCCCAATTGCGCGAGCACGTTGGGGTTCGCTGCGCGAACAGCTTCAAGAATCCGCGCGGCCTGCGCAGGGCCGCCGCCGTTGGTCAGGTCGCCGCTGACGATGATGCCGTAGGCGTTCTTCATTTCGGGAATGCGCATCAGGGCATCCACGTTGTCGTGTATGTCGCCGACACCGATGAATATGTGTTCGTCATGAATGCTCATGGTCGCTCCTTTTCGGATTTGCTTCATATGCTTGGTTCACATTACCGGGAGCAGAAAATTCTTAGCATTTTCGCCCTCCAATCATAAGGACGGCCACGCTCCAGGCGGGGCCACGCGGCGAACGCCGCGGGAGCACGGAGTTACGAACTTTGTGCTCCCAAATAATAGCTCCATTCATAAATCATCCCAGAGCTGCGGCCGCATGGCAAGCACTCACCGCGGTTTTCTCCCGGCCTGCGGCGTGATATGTCGGGGACATGGATTCGAAACCCTTCGGCGCTTCGAGCAGATTGCTTGCTCCCGATGCCGGCATGGTGGACAAGGCTGACTTGCGCCGGCGTTTCCGCGCCATGCGTGATGCGCTCTCTGATTCGCAGGCCGCAGAACTGAGCCGTCAGGCGCAGGAACGCATCCTGGAAATGCGCACGTGGCGCGAGGCGCGGAGCGTGCTGCTCTATGTGG encodes:
- a CDS encoding acyl-CoA dehydratase activase, translated to MSHVIGLDAGSVSVKVAVLNADGAIVETSYERHFGRPLEKFLEILPDFLARYPDAKVAFTGTSAKFVASRLGAPHINELLAHAAATMALYPDVETIVEMGGEDSKCIFIKDGAIDDFALNSVCAAGTGSFLDQQAERLRLTIEEFSDLAFEYLTNRGEDAPPPPRIAGRCSVFAKSDMIHLQQIATGVEAIVAGLCFSVARNFQGSIVRNRKLRPQVAFMGGVARNKGMVTAFSEVLGVRDLIIPEHVTAMGAIGAAMKGQEEGTAVRIDDAALNALQEKYTWQRNGLEPLISDGDDFARRHLSQEARERLERIRELTKDDAEVDAYLGIDIGSISTCLALIDEEGDLLAKRYLRTAGRPIEAVRQGLREIGQEIAGMAAKVNIRGVGTTGSGRYMIADFVGADVVKNEITAQAMGAVHMDPNVDTIFEIGGQDSKYIQLRDGIITDFEMNKACAAGTGSFLEEQAEKLDVQVKGEFAELALGAESPCRLGERCTVFMENSLRSSLQQGASKDEVLAGLSYSIVENYINRVVSGRAIGDNVFFQGGTAFNKAVVAAFEKFLGLQVTVPPHHDNTGAIGMGLIARDVMREHPGEQTRFKGLSMAEREYSQSSFECKGCDNHCEINRIRIEGEKNFLFYGGRCEKYDIRRGAGKDIPDLFEFRNAALQEAHENYATRQKALGTPARRGVIGMPRVFFFHDFMPYYATLLWELGYEVVVSPPTSPSVVGQGVKATLAETCFPIKAALGHVVSLVEQGIETIFLPSFTNMAGPDDPFAYGHACPLTQSFPYQVRAALSETLGDEAARRVVAPVVRHKYGTGHLHEELHKALGPLGVASSELRRAMDKAQAAQDRFRETVQAKGLEVLANVDADAAQGLRTLVVVGRPYNAFDMGMNLEIPKKLATLNVQAIPMDFLPEDDIHEEWPGMYWRSGQRILRAGRFVRRTPNLNALFIGNFSCGPDSFIQPYFDQEMAGKPYLHIEIDEHSADAGVITRCEAFLDSLEMQARMEAEQDAADKKAKRDPLKAEGTRGVAQSGRSRTVYIPRMCDHAVALKAAFAYCGIEAEVLPETCDSSLALGRKHVTGKECYPFALTTGDILTKASSPDFDPDKSAFLMWGGTGPCRFGQYNLMQRLIMDRNGLQNVPIFSPVQDSTLYGELGVVGKDFSRRCWEGLVLMDLLTKVHLATRPYEKVEGSADELHRHIMSWVVDAMKAEKPDFPGLMKRIGSEFADLRDNSMPQRPVVGILGEIYVRSNRYANEDLVRSVESLGGEVWLTPIDEWVLYLNWCALEDARRAREFKNLAKLTLKDFFQKRIGKKIEHQVAKFAPHIYEPDIRVVLEYAMPYLHHSFRGEAVLSVGKTLDMIQRNAAGVINAIPFGCMPGTVVTGILRTITSQSGAPTMSIPYDGTASPTMQLQLEAFMDQACQRHERLNAGLI
- a CDS encoding DUF6812 domain-containing protein produces the protein MDQDSSSRIIVALRDGTVVKGSVNLRVYSPMGRLSDGLNKAEDFVVLTHIEFLQAPDRYPEAAAQTDVLLVNRMQIVWAAPLD
- a CDS encoding aminoglycoside phosphotransferase family protein; protein product: MGNDTIHRISRFLREVRWVPEALKPDDITFLAAGEYNENYRVRTGAGDYVFRINHGSQIGQDRQIEYEYTVLRLIEDSGLTPRPFYCRPDAPGLGGVLLMEHLPGRPLDYERDGKAAARLFARIHSLPSPVQAMQQHGPEALPEIRLGPDGPKRTPPPLIIQRTPVADIAAESYGLLSRYPDHARKNEGKRILEYYAEVLALAQEADQIFETEPLILVNTEVNSGNFLVQENTVRLVDWEKAVLSCRYQDLAHFLIPTTTQWKSDFTYTPSARREFLHTYLNALEEYDGLPPAGLTLDELDERTRIMERTILLRALSWCYMAWHEYTSSDRPLTNAHTFRTMERYLENVDAILDGA
- a CDS encoding superoxide dismutase, which gives rise to MSQQYQTDYDRRRFLKTVAAAGVVAAGAGLGVTAMPGMAHATEIELPPLPFAENALEPVISARTMSFHYGKHHAGYVSKANAGLENSPLKGKPIEDIIKATADDPDLQGLFNNVAQVWNHTFFWHSIAPGSGEPSGALLEKINADFGSVDACKQALAETAGNRFASGWAWLVLDGGTLKAINTMNADTPIAHGMTPLLTIDVWEHAYYLDYQNRRGDFVTGVLDKLINWDFAAKNLEQA
- a CDS encoding response regulator: MALQTYPRIGALTFLVVDDSVIMRRLIKRALRDLGVTRIVEAGNSNAAWSALHAGGVDFILCDWNMPGGTGIDFLSRVRENPTFSALPFLMISAESKTENIMQAIRNGVSNYLTKPFTTEILARKIIAILDQTCPGWDSERPAAAPSDTGS
- a CDS encoding glutaminyl-peptide cyclotransferase yields the protein MTNQSGRISRRRFLTLAGSAAVLGLPWRGHCASGLPVREVRILSTHHHDPGAFTQGLLLADGLLYESTGGYGHSDVRKVEPQTGRVLLRHDLPKEYFGEGLARVGKTLYQLTWREGTALLYDAETLNPTGRLAYSGEGWGLAWDGQRFFMSDGSAHITTRNRDFRKEAATMVTGDHGPVDQLNELELIPGALLANVWQSWRVAYIDMKSGRVVLWLDLTPLRDDMERRGERYGVANGLAWDGPGGRLLVTGKNWPTLYAVRF
- a CDS encoding ArsR/SmtB family transcription factor encodes the protein MHAKRSILAYGVAEQPEGIRQPDESRGGSDPGNTSPDAHVLLRQNVGKSFDAEPVPEVKDADARIRAARESMPDASSLRRLAERLKALADPSRLTMLNALATTEMRVGELAEAVRMSQSAVSHQLRVLRAAQLVAVRREGKNAWYRLADPCLIRLIAPEQQ
- a CDS encoding SH3 domain-containing protein, yielding MPFHQSIRVFLWAALACTLFAGGCAHNTGTASPFFTSTSTVTAYRLNVRAEPSTKARIIEVIARGDAVEVLDRQYGWIKVRTPNNDIGWAYGAYLSGFDIPKPEKDTPESKEAQPEGTDEENMGEGRPLVL